Within Desulfobacter sp., the genomic segment TTGTCGTCAATGGTAAAGGTGTTCTCTTCTCTGTTTTTCAATGCCCGCTGGAACAGGGTGTCTTGGATATCATCCAGAATATCCGTAATGCCGTCAACGAATGCATCTCGGTCCATACCCTCTTTTTTGCCGGTGTCCCGGCGCGCCATGAACACGGCATTATTGGCAATATCCCTGGGCCCCAGTTCAATGCGCAGGGGAATGCCCTTTTTCACCCATTCCCAGCCCCTGGCGCCGCCGATATCCCTGTCGTCGATCTCGACTTCCACGGGGCGGCCGTGGTAGATTTTCTGGCTCAGGGCGGCCTTCAGGGCTTTTGCGCTTTCAAGGATTTCTGAATTGTCCCCGCCTTTTTTCACGATGGGCAGAATGACCACATGGGCCGGGGCCACCCTGGGGGGCACCACAAGGCCGTCATCATCGGAATGAACCATGATCATCCCGCCGATCATCCGGGTGCTGGTTCCCCATGAGGTGGTCCAGGCATAGGCTTCCTGGCCCTCTTCATTCTGGAAGGTGATGTCGGAGCCCTTGGCGAAATTCTGCCCCAGGAAATGGGAGGTGCCGGCCTGCAGCGCCCGCCTGTCCTGCATCATGGCTTCAATACAGGTGGTGTCATCGGCCCCGGGGAAGCGTTCGGATTCACTTTTCTGTCCACGGATCACCGGCATGGCCAGGTGCTCTTCCACAAATTTGGTGTAGACATCCAGCATCTGCATGGTCCGCGCCACCGCCTCTTCCTTGGTGGCATGGGCGGTGTGGCCTTCCTGCCAGAGGAATTCGCTGGTGCGCAGGAACATCCGTGTCCGCATCTCCCAGCGCACCACATTGGCCCACTGGTTGAGCAGGATGGGAAGGTCACGGTAGGATGAGGTCCATTTGGACATGGATTCGCCGATGATGGTTTCCGAGGTAGGCCTCACGATCAGGGGTTCGGCCAGTTCGCCGGCGGGTACCAGCCCCCCGTCCTCACCCTGTTCCAGCTTGTGGTGGGTGACCACGGCGCATTCCTTGGCAAAGCCTTCCACATGCTCGGCTTCTTTCTCAAGGTAGCTTAAAGGAATAAACAATGGAAAATAAGCGTTTTTCACCCCGGTTTCCTTGAACATGGCATCCATCTGCCGCTGGATGTTCTCCCAGATGGCAAATCCCCAGGGTTTGATCACCATACATCCCCGGACCGGAGAGTTCTCCGACATGTCCGAGGCCTTTACCACCTCCTGGTACCACTGGGCATAATCCTCGTCCCGGGTGGGGGTGATGGCAGTTTTAGCTTTTTTTCCCATTTATCTCCTCCGCTTCTTTAGTCATGGTATCTATTTCGTTAAGCAGTTCATCCACCAGGCAGTCCTGGTCTATTTTTCTGACGACTTTTCCCTTTTTGAACAATATGCCTTTGCCGTCGCCGCCGGCTATGCCGATATCCGCCTCTTTGGCCTCTCCAGGGCCGTTGACCACACAGCCCATAATGGCAACTTTAATCCTTGAAGACCGCTCAAGTAAAGCTTTTTCTGTCTGTTCGGCAATTTTAAATAAATCAATTTTGCACCGGCCGCAGGTGGGGCAGGAAATCAGTTCCGGCCCGTGGTGGCGGAGCCCTAAAGCCCGCAGAATTTCATATCCCGTCCGGATTTCCTCCACCGGGTCCCGGGTCAGAGAAACCCTTATGGTATCTCCGATGCCCTCGGAAAGCAGCATGCCGATGCCGATGGCGGATTTGGTAATTCCGGCATATAAGCCGCCGGCCTCGGTCACCCCGACATGGAAGGGAACATCCGTTAGGGGGGCCAGCATCCGGTAGGCCTCTACGGTCCGTTCCACATCCGAGGCTTTCAAAGAGACCTTGATATCGTAAAAACCCAGGTCCTCCAGTATCCGGATATTGGCCAACGCGCTTTCCACCATGGCTTTAGGCGTGGCCCCGTATTTTTTTTCAATTTCCTTTTCCAGGGAACCGGCATTCACCCCCACCCGGATGGGCAGGCCGTGGGCTTTGGCACAGTCCACCACCGCCCGTATCTTTTTTTCTTCACCGATATTGCCGGGGTTGATGCGCAGGCCGTCCACTCCGGATTCCGCCGCTGCCAGGGCCAGGCGGTAATCAAAATGAATATCCGCAATCAAGGGGATATGAATGCCATCCTTGATCCCTCGCAGCGCCCGGGCCGCATCCATATCCGGCACCGCCACCCTGACGATTTCACACCCCGCCTTTTCCAGGGACAGAATCTGGCCGATGGTGGATTGGACATCCTGGGTCTGTGTATTGGTCATGGATTGGACCGAAACCGGGCACTCCGACCCGACCTGCTGCTCCCCGACCCTAATCTGCCTTGTTTTCCGCCGCTCCCTGACCAATGCCATGGCTCACCTCATCCTGGGTATAAGTAAAACTGGGTAAAAATATAAAAAGCCTGTACCGGATTCCGCCTGGTCCAGGCAATTAATTACCAAAACTATAAGATATCACATCGTCGGTTCTTTTTTCAAGACGGCAACCTGTTTCAAGCCCATTGTTTTCCTAGTCATTCTAAGGGGAATCCGGATCAAACAGGTATTTTTGTTCATTCCGGTTGATGTTCCGGATCATCCACGCCCTGGAATCGGCCTTAACATGCGCCATCAGAACCGGAATCCGCCTGAGAATATGCAGTCCTGGATCCGGGCGCCACCCCAGGCGCTTTCGGGTATAGGCCGTGTCCACCACCAGGGGGCGGTCGGCGTAATCCAGCATCCATGCCCGTTCATAGGTATTCTGCAGCCTCAGGCGGTTGGCCAGGTATTTCCCATGGAGCATAAACTTTGCCAGGCCCGGGTGAACATGGATGGGGGCCGTTGAAAATCCGGAACGGTATGCCTTGCGGATCACAGGAAACAACTCCCTCTGGGATGTGGCGCCGGAGGGGGAGGCGAACAACACCTCATACCGGCCAAGGTCGCCGTCTTTTTCAATAATTTCCCGGACCATGCCCACCACATCCCGGCGGTGGATATATGGAAATCCTGCCAGCCCCCGGCCTGGCATCATCCGCCCCATAAAAGGCCTTCGCCAGAGTTTGATCAGGCTGAACAGGGGCGGCAGCTCGCACCAGTCGGTAAACACCCCGCCCAGCCGCAGCACCACCGCCGGCACCCGGCCGGCATTTTCGTAGCAGAGCCGTTCCCCCATCGCCTTGCTTCTGGCATAGGCTACCCGTCCACCGGGTGGAGAGGCTTCCGTAAGCACCTGGCCGGGATCAGGCGGTTCAAGGGCGGCGATACTCCCGGCAAAGAGCAGCCGCTTCACAGAGGCCCCGGCTGCCGATTCAATGATGTTCCGGGTGCCCGCCACATTGATACGGTCGTATGCTGCCTCCCATTTTTTCCCGAATCCGGTAAACGCGGCAAAATGGATCACATAATCTATGGGGCGGCCCCGCCCGGCAGCCTCCCTGAACACCCGGTCCACACACCCGGCACGGGAGACATCTCCCCTCATCCAGGTCACTCCGGATGCTGCCGCCTTCAGCTTTTGACCCGGCGGCCTCTGGTACAGCCCGATCACCCTGTGACGCGTGGACAGGTCCGCGCATAGGGCCGATCCTAAAAATCCGCAGGCCCCTGTAATCAAAATATTACAGCCCATATTTCCCCCTTTCCTTTTGAAGGAACAGGAATTGGCGGATTGCCTGACAGATAAAAATCCGCTACTCTATGATAGGTCTTTACCCTGGAATGGTAAAGGAGATTCCATGCCCCGGACAAAAGACATACCCCCCCAGGGATTCCCCCACCTATTCTCTCCCCTGGCCTGCGGTCCGCTTACCCTGAAAAACAGGCTGGTGGCCCTGCCCGTACACACCGGCTTTGCCTGCCCCGACGGAAGGGTCAGCACCTGGATGGAAAAATTTTATACCCGGCTGGCCGCATCTGGCGTCGCCCTGGTGGTGGTGGCCAATGCCGCAGTCTCCCCGGACGGAGTGGTCTCCCGCTTCAATTTAAGGGCCGACCGGGATGAATTTATTCCCGGCCTGGCCCGCCTGGCAGCCGCCGTCAAAGCCCGGGGCGCGATGGCCTGCCTCCAGCTCAACCATGCCGGGCGGTTCGCAAAAACACAGCGGCCCCTGCTCCCCTCCCCCATCATTGCCGGAAACCTGGCCTTTAATGTGGAGTCTCTCAAAGAGTTCATGGAATTTTTCCCCTTTGAAAAACGGTTCGGCCTGACCCGGTATCTTATCTCAAAAATCAGGACCTGGGGCAGCCCCATGACCGACGATGACAGGGAACGGGTGATCCGTGACTTCGGGGCTGCGGCCAAAAGGGCTGCAGAAGCCGGATTTGACATGGTGGAACTCCACGGGGCCAACGGATATCTCCTATGCCAGTACCTATCAAAATTCACCAATAAGCTGACCAACGAATTCGGCGGCAGCAAACGCCGGAGAGCGGCCTTTCCCCTGGCAGTGATCCGGGAAATCAAAAAACAGGTACCGCAAGGGTTTCCCTTCGGGTTCAGGCTGATCCTGAATGAATGGGTCCCCGGGGGGATTCGCCCGGAAGAAGCCGCAGACTTTGCCCGGTGCCTGGAAAAAGAGGATGCGGCCTACCTCTCCGTATCAGCCGCCACATATAACTCCCTGTTCACCCTTGAGGTTAGGAAAAAAATGGCAGTCCCCGCTTACCTGGAAAAAGAGACCGCCGGCCTGGCCCGCCAGATAACCACCCCCGTCATCATATCGGGCCGGATCACGACCCCGGCCAAGGCCGCATCCGTCATCCGCAAAGGCAGTGCCGATCTCATCGGCCTGGGCCGCCCCCTGCGGGCGGACCCTGAATGGCCGGCCAAGGCGCGCGGCTCCGGTAAAAAAATCATTCCCTGCATCAACTGCAACCACTGCATCAAACAGGTCATCCTGGAAAAAGGATTTTTATGCCGGCAATGGCCCCGGTGGCGCCAGGAACAGACCCTGCTTGAGCACCAGCTTTTGACCCGGAACCGCCGGTCTTTATGGATTGCGGCCCACCCCACAGACCTGGACACCTTCAAACCCTTTCTCCCCCTGCTTCTGCCCCCAGAAAAAAAGAAATCTGACCATGCCATTCTCCTGCGCTGCGATCCCCTGGAAAGCCAGAACCTTGACACACTCAAACAGGGCTTTTCCGCCTGGCTGGAGTGCCAGTTCGCCCCTTCAGGCCTCTCCGGCATCCCCCGCACCCATACCCTGGCCGCCTCCCTTGACACCTTTGAAGAGGCCATTGAAGCGGAAATCCGCCAGGGGGACTACGGTATCACCTTTCTGGCCGCCCGGCCGGACCAGCCCTGGCAAACCCACCTCCTATACAGAATCAGGGGAAAAACCATGGTCCTTTTAAATACCCACCCCCGGCCTTTCCGGGTTATCGTCCCCATCGACCTGTCGGAGACCACCCTGCTCCTGCTGAGGACCCTGGGGCAGACCCTGATGCAGATTCCCCTGTTTTCCTTTGATTTCATCCACATTGAAACCGGCAGCACAGCGGCGGCGCCCTCCCTGACCTGGAATGAGGCCGTAAAAATAACCGGGATGGACAGGTCCATCCCCCTGGAACGGATTAGAACAACCTCGGAGGTGGTCCCCGCCCTGGCCGAACTCATCCACCGGCGCGACTACGGCACCATCGCCATGGGCAAACGGGGCATCTCCGGCATCAAGCGATGGCTGTTGGGAAGCGTATCTGCAGGCCTGCTCAGGCAGTTGAACGATAGGTCCCTCTTCCTCATCGACTAGGCCCGGCCTCAGCCCTTTCAGCCTCTGACTTGATGCGGCACACGGCATGATTCCACACCACATCATGGGCAAAATCAGGAAACACCCCCCTGAACAGCGTCCAGAACAATTTTGTCCCCCAGGTATTGCCCCGCCTGTAGTCAAAGGCGGTATAGACCACCAGGCGATGATTCCCGTCCCGGGTGGGGCTGACCTCAAAAATTAACTTGCCGTTCCGGGTGAACAAAGGGGAGGGCAGGTAGACCAGGCCCCTGTATCCCACCCTTTTTGCCAGCCGGATATCCATGGCGACCGGGGCAAAAGAAAGCCTATACTGCACCACAGCCCCCTCTTCATTGGGGGCCCCGGCAATCCGAGCCACCGCCACGAACCTGAGCCGCAGAAAAGGGCTATCCCCCTCCCCGAACCGGCCAAGTTCCTTGAAAATGGTCCGGGCCGAGGCCCTGATTTTGACGGCATACATCCGCTCCATCTCGGGCCGGCCGTCCAGGTTAACCCCCAGGGAACGGGAAACGGAATCTTTCAGATACTGACGTTTCTCCTTGAGGACCACGGCCGGATACCGTCCGGTCCCCTTCCAGTTCAGGCCGAAAAACCACTCCGTTCCCTTGTTTCTCAAGGTTTTGACCAGCCCCCGTCCCAAAGACACCAATACCCTGCCCGAGGCCAGGGTCCTGAAAAGTGATCTGAAATCCTCGGCCCCGCTGCCCACCTGCCAGAGCAGCCGACCCACCGGCCACTGGTCCATGGTCCTGAATTTCATTTCCGTGGCAAAGGTCTGGTAAAGCATCCGGCTTAAAAATGAGGATTTCAATGCCTGTTGAAAAAGCCCCATGAGCCTGCGGCCGTATGTATTATCCCGCTGCAGCCATTGGCCGGCCGCATCACAGGCCCGGGCCAGGCTCATTTCATCCACCCCCCGGCCCAGCACCGTTCCCGCCAGTCCCCGGGTCAGGGCAAATGCCGAGTAGAGCCCGTCCCGGTAGAGCCGAGCCCCCAGGGCATCCCCGGCCAGGACCATTCTGTGGGCATAGGGAAACCGTGCCGGAGACACCGACATCAATGGAGTGCATGTACAGATGGGGGGACAATTTTCTGCAGACAGCCCCGGCAGAATATCCCGTACCCCGCCAAGGGAGAAAAAGGCCTGTATCAGAGTAGACGTATCACCGGGAAAGGCTGCCCGGTCAATGCTTTTTCCCATGAGGGCCACGGTCAGGCAGTCTTTTTTAGGCACCAGCACGGCATGGTCAAGGTCCAGCTCCGATGCCAGGGCCCGCCCTGCGGATACAATCACATAAAGCTCCCTGTCCATATATTTTTTCAGGTATGCCCGGCCCGGTTTCATCTCAAACACCAGGGCCCGCCGGGTTGCCGGGGGGCGGAACCCCGGCTGCAGCCGCGAGAAGGACCGGAAAACGCAGGAAAGGCCGCCGGCCGGACCATCATTGACCCCGGTGCTGATACATAAGAACTCCCCCTCCAGGAAAAATTGCCGGCCGTGGCCGCCGGCCAGGGCAACCCGGGGCAGTCCTTCCCGGGTCAAACAGATATCCCGTGCCTCTCCCCGGACCAATTCAGCCCCCATCTCCACGGCCCGTTCCAGCATAAAGCCGTCAAAGCCCCTTATTGCATCCGGCCGCTTTCCGGGCAGGGTCCCTCTGAATACAGAAAACACACGGGCGCCCCGGGGCACCTTCAATGGAAAATTCTTCCATTGCCCGTGTATCCATATATGGGAAAACTTATGGCAGAGTACGGAATCAGGAAGCCTTATCCCGTAATGGCCGAGCCCCTGGTGAAGCCGGGGGGAAAGCACCCCGGCACAAAAATTACACCCCGGCGCCTCCATCCTGCCGCCATCATCCTGGGCAGGCCCCATTCTCTTGTCGACAATGGTGACCCGGATTTTTCTACCTTCCTTTTTGGCCATGAAAAGCAGGTGAATCGCAAAAAACGCCCCGGCAGGTCCCCCGCCAAGCACAATTACCCGGGCATTGTCTGCCAGGGCGATGTTGTTTTCGCCATGATCTCCCATTGGCCTTCCTTTTTCAACCATCCATTATCTCAATATAAATTCTACCCTATCCGTTAAAAATGGGTAAGGAATAATTTGTTTTTTCGCCCCCCCCCAGGTATGATGAAGCATCATGGACCGGTCAAAACGAATCATCCTTTCTTTAATCCTTTTTTCCGCCCTGGTTGCCGGGGGGAGCCTGGGGTATATGGCCATCGAAGGCTGGCCATTTATGGATGCCCTGTATATGACGGTCATCACCCTGGCCACGGTGGGATTCGGAGAGGTTCACGAGGTCAGCATGCCGGGGAGGGTCTTTACCCTGGCGCTCATCCTTGTGGGGGGCGGATTTTTCCTTCTGCTCATGACCGACATCATCAAATTCCTGGTGGAAGGCAGGATCAGGGAAGTGCTTGGGAGGCATAAATTGGATGTACAGATCAAAAAACTGGATAATCACTATATTGTCTGCGGCTACGGCAGGATCGGCCGGATTCTGACCCAGTACCTGGTCCAAAAATACATAGACGTGGTGGTCATTGAACGGGATGAAAAATCCGGCCACCGGATGAACCGGGACGGCGTCCTCTACCTCATGGGCGAGGCCACGGACGAAGAGCTTCTGATCAAGGCGGGGATCGCCCGCGCCAGGGGGCTGGTGGCCGTCACCGGCACCGATGCGGAAAATGTCTTTCTTGTGCTCATGGCCAAACAGCTTAACCCGGATATTTTCGTGGTGGCCCGGGCCGGGCGGGATGCTGCAAAAAAAACCCTGGCGGCGGCAGGGGCGGATAAGGTGATTTCCCCCTATGATATCGGCGCAAGGCGTATGGCCCACGCCATTTTAAGACCCACAGTGATCAAATTTCTTGAAATGGCCTTTTCGGACGATGCCACGGATATTCAAATCGAAGAGGTCCGGGTTCACCCCCAATCCAGGCTATGCGGCCTGCCCCTGAAAGAGACCGGGATCAGAAAAGAGTTTGACTTGATCATCATTGCCATACAGAGCCAGTCCGGTGCCATGGCATTCAACCCGGGGGCGGATACCGCCCTGAACGCCATGGACAAGGTCATTGCCATGGGCCGCGCCCGGGATCTCAAACGACTGGAGACCGTTCTGGGCCGGTAAGGCGAATCAGCCGGTCCGTTCCAGTACCGGTATGTCAGTAAAGTGATTTGCCAGCCGTTTCAAGGAGTGATCAAGGTTGGGATAGTTAAAGACTTCCAGGGATACCGTTCCCTTGAATCCGGTAAGGAACCCGACCACCCGGTCAAAATGGTCATTGGCCATCCGGTCCAGGCCGAGATGGTCCCTGGGCCGTTCCCCGGTGAGATCCACCCCGTGGAGGTGGACAATGGAAATCTCTTTATCGAAAATCTCACGGGTCTGTTCCACCCCAAACCCGTATTTAAAATGATGGCCGAGATCGGCACAGAGGCTGTGGCCGTACTGACGGACCAGGGGGGCCAGGACAGCCGGGTCGTACCAGAGGGTTTCCACTGAAATACGGGAGGGGTCATCCAGCCGGGGCGCCAGGCGCTCAAGGCCGTCAGCGGCCCGTTCCTGCCAGGCCGCCCTTTCGTCGCCGCCGGCCATGTCCCTGTCCATTTCCAGGTGAAGGGTATATGAACTCGGGGCCAATGGGGCAAACCGTTCCAGAACCCCTTGGAGAATATCAGCGGCCTTCTGGCGGTCAGAAGGTGTCTCCGCCGTCAGACTGACGTCCACGGGCAGGTGGACATTATACCCCAGGCTCAAATCCCGTCCAAGGGCGGCCAGTTCCTGAACATCTCCTGCCGAAGGAATGACCTCCCGGGGCAGACTTTCAAATACCAGCAACTCGATTTCATCAAAAAAACGGCCGGTCTTTCTCACATTGGGGATGATGTGGTCGGGATAGATGAAGGAGGTGGTGCCCAGCCTGAATTCTCGTTTGATCATCCTGTCACCGCCCACAGGATAAAAGCGCCAATGGTCATAGCCACCCATGCGGAGACCACCATCAATTCACAGGCCCGGGCAATCTTCTCCGGGACAGGATCTTGAAACTCGCCGCCGATGTAAGGCTTTTCCACCCGTTTGCCGTGGTAGACATTGGGGCCGCCCATACGTACCCCCATTGCCCCGGCAAAGGCGGCCTCGGGGTAACCGGCATTGGGGCTTTTATGATTCCGCCCCTGGGATAGGGCCGTGGTGAAGGCACGCCTGCCCCGGGCCGGGGAAATCAGGGCAGCGGCCATGGAGATAACAGCCACGGAGAGCCGGGCCGGAATATAATTGGCAAGGTCGTCGATGCGGGCAGATGCCCGGCCGAACAGAAGGTAGGCATCATTCTTATACCCCACCATGGAATCCAGGGTATTCACCATTTTATAGGCCATGGCCCCTGGCACCCCGAAAACCAGGGCGAAAAACAGGGGGGAAAGAAACCCGTCCACAAAATTCTCCGCCACGGTCTCCACCGCCCCCCGGGTAATCCCGGACCTGTCAAGATTCGCCGTTTCACGGCCCACAATATAGCCCACCATGGTTCTGGCCCGGGAAAGGTCTCCGGCCACCAGGGGCCGGGCCACATCCATGGCGGCCCTGGTGAGGCTGCGCACCGAAAAGCAGTAAAAGAGCAGCATCACCTGGACGGCAGCGCCTGCCCAGGGATTGATCCGGAATGCCAGTGCCAGGGTCACCATGGAAAGCGACCAGGTCAGGACAATGAGAAAAAGGGCAAACCCCAGTCCGGAAACCAGGGGTGACCGTATCAGGCGCCGGAACCGCGGCTCAAAAAAAGAGATGGCATTGCCCATCCATATGATGGGGTGGGGCAGCCACCGGGGATCCCCCGCAAGGATATCCAGAATAAAGGCGGCAGCCACCACCTGCCAGGCAAGACCGAATCCAAATGTTTCAAACATGACCCAGGCCCTTTTTTATACTGTTGGCCAATGCCCCATTAATAGACCGGTCTTTCAGTGAAAACCGGACAAAGCGATGGGAAAGCCCTTCGAAATTGCTGCAGTCCCGGATGAGGATTTTATCATCCCCCACCCTGTCGCAGAATTCCGGCGCCGTCATCTTATCCAGCGTTGCCAGGACAAAATAAGTGGGCGCCTCAAACAGGCGGATGCCCGCCACCCCGCTAAGCGACTTTAAAAAGGCCGCTTTTTCCTCTTTAATATAGGCCCGGGTCTTTTGGTAAAAGGGCAGGATCTCATCGGGATGATTGAAAATATCCCGGATCACCTCCTGGGCCAGTGCGTTGACGCTCCAGGGCTGGTAATAGGCCATCACTTTCTCAATGAGAGGAACGGCCCCGCTGAGGAACCCCGTGCGCAGCCCCGGTATCCTGAAAATTTTGGACATGGAGGAGAGCACCACCAGGTTATCGATATCCGTATGGGATACAAGGGAAATCTCTTCGGCATCATCCACAAAGGGAAGATAGGACTCATCCGCCACAAAACAGGTGCCGGGGTGCCGCCGGATCAGCTTTTCAAGTTCCGGCTTGGGAATCAGGGCGCCTGTTGGGTTGTTGGGATTGCATATAAACACGATGTCCGCCTCCCCGGCGAGCCTGGACAATTCATCCATGTCCGGCTGGAAACCGGTGTCCGGACCTGCCATGAAGTGGCGGATTTCAATGCCGTGCATGGCACAACCGTCCCGGTAATCCGAGTAGGTGGGCCCGGCGATAAGCACCTTTTTAGCCCCCAGCGCCAGGGGCAGGGTATAAATAAAAAAGGTGGTGCCGTTGCCCGGAATCACATTTTCCGGTGCAATGCCGTGGTAGCGGGCAAAGCCCCGGGCCATGGACATGCCGTCGGGCTCGGGCAGGGCATGGATCGCCTCGATGTTTTCCCGGATCAGGCGATGAATCCTTTCCGGCGGTCCCAGGGGGTTTAAATTGGAACTCATGTCAATAATTTCGTCAACCGGGCATCCCAGACGATCTGCCAGTTTCTGTTTGTTTCCCCCGTGTCCTATGATC encodes:
- a CDS encoding NAD(P)-dependent oxidoreductase: MGCNILITGACGFLGSALCADLSTRHRVIGLYQRPPGQKLKAAASGVTWMRGDVSRAGCVDRVFREAAGRGRPIDYVIHFAAFTGFGKKWEAAYDRINVAGTRNIIESAAGASVKRLLFAGSIAALEPPDPGQVLTEASPPGGRVAYARSKAMGERLCYENAGRVPAVVLRLGGVFTDWCELPPLFSLIKLWRRPFMGRMMPGRGLAGFPYIHRRDVVGMVREIIEKDGDLGRYEVLFASPSGATSQRELFPVIRKAYRSGFSTAPIHVHPGLAKFMLHGKYLANRLRLQNTYERAWMLDYADRPLVVDTAYTRKRLGWRPDPGLHILRRIPVLMAHVKADSRAWMIRNINRNEQKYLFDPDSP
- a CDS encoding proline--tRNA ligase, producing MGKKAKTAITPTRDEDYAQWYQEVVKASDMSENSPVRGCMVIKPWGFAIWENIQRQMDAMFKETGVKNAYFPLFIPLSYLEKEAEHVEGFAKECAVVTHHKLEQGEDGGLVPAGELAEPLIVRPTSETIIGESMSKWTSSYRDLPILLNQWANVVRWEMRTRMFLRTSEFLWQEGHTAHATKEEAVARTMQMLDVYTKFVEEHLAMPVIRGQKSESERFPGADDTTCIEAMMQDRRALQAGTSHFLGQNFAKGSDITFQNEEGQEAYAWTTSWGTSTRMIGGMIMVHSDDDGLVVPPRVAPAHVVILPIVKKGGDNSEILESAKALKAALSQKIYHGRPVEVEIDDRDIGGARGWEWVKKGIPLRIELGPRDIANNAVFMARRDTGKKEGMDRDAFVDGITDILDDIQDTLFQRALKNREENTFTIDDKDEFYALYKKAKGYNNGAFVMAHWCGSGDCEEKIKKDLSVTIRCIPFDSPEEEGTCICCGEKSNKRVLFAKAY
- the ispG gene encoding flavodoxin-dependent (E)-4-hydroxy-3-methylbut-2-enyl-diphosphate synthase encodes the protein MALVRERRKTRQIRVGEQQVGSECPVSVQSMTNTQTQDVQSTIGQILSLEKAGCEIVRVAVPDMDAARALRGIKDGIHIPLIADIHFDYRLALAAAESGVDGLRINPGNIGEEKKIRAVVDCAKAHGLPIRVGVNAGSLEKEIEKKYGATPKAMVESALANIRILEDLGFYDIKVSLKASDVERTVEAYRMLAPLTDVPFHVGVTEAGGLYAGITKSAIGIGMLLSEGIGDTIRVSLTRDPVEEIRTGYEILRALGLRHHGPELISCPTCGRCKIDLFKIAEQTEKALLERSSRIKVAIMGCVVNGPGEAKEADIGIAGGDGKGILFKKGKVVRKIDQDCLVDELLNEIDTMTKEAEEINGKKS
- a CDS encoding NAD-binding protein, whose product is MDRSKRIILSLILFSALVAGGSLGYMAIEGWPFMDALYMTVITLATVGFGEVHEVSMPGRVFTLALILVGGGFFLLLMTDIIKFLVEGRIREVLGRHKLDVQIKKLDNHYIVCGYGRIGRILTQYLVQKYIDVVVIERDEKSGHRMNRDGVLYLMGEATDEELLIKAGIARARGLVAVTGTDAENVFLVLMAKQLNPDIFVVARAGRDAAKKTLAAAGADKVISPYDIGARRMAHAILRPTVIKFLEMAFSDDATDIQIEEVRVHPQSRLCGLPLKETGIRKEFDLIIIAIQSQSGAMAFNPGADTALNAMDKVIAMGRARDLKRLETVLGR
- a CDS encoding pyridoxal phosphate-dependent class II aminotransferase, with amino-acid sequence MIIGHGGNKQKLADRLGCPVDEIIDMSSNLNPLGPPERIHRLIRENIEAIHALPEPDGMSMARGFARYHGIAPENVIPGNGTTFFIYTLPLALGAKKVLIAGPTYSDYRDGCAMHGIEIRHFMAGPDTGFQPDMDELSRLAGEADIVFICNPNNPTGALIPKPELEKLIRRHPGTCFVADESYLPFVDDAEEISLVSHTDIDNLVVLSSMSKIFRIPGLRTGFLSGAVPLIEKVMAYYQPWSVNALAQEVIRDIFNHPDEILPFYQKTRAYIKEEKAAFLKSLSGVAGIRLFEAPTYFVLATLDKMTAPEFCDRVGDDKILIRDCSNFEGLSHRFVRFSLKDRSINGALANSIKKGLGHV
- a CDS encoding TIM barrel protein, whose translation is MIKREFRLGTTSFIYPDHIIPNVRKTGRFFDEIELLVFESLPREVIPSAGDVQELAALGRDLSLGYNVHLPVDVSLTAETPSDRQKAADILQGVLERFAPLAPSSYTLHLEMDRDMAGGDERAAWQERAADGLERLAPRLDDPSRISVETLWYDPAVLAPLVRQYGHSLCADLGHHFKYGFGVEQTREIFDKEISIVHLHGVDLTGERPRDHLGLDRMANDHFDRVVGFLTGFKGTVSLEVFNYPNLDHSLKRLANHFTDIPVLERTG
- the cobD gene encoding cobalamin biosynthesis protein CobD, giving the protein MFETFGFGLAWQVVAAAFILDILAGDPRWLPHPIIWMGNAISFFEPRFRRLIRSPLVSGLGFALFLIVLTWSLSMVTLALAFRINPWAGAAVQVMLLFYCFSVRSLTRAAMDVARPLVAGDLSRARTMVGYIVGRETANLDRSGITRGAVETVAENFVDGFLSPLFFALVFGVPGAMAYKMVNTLDSMVGYKNDAYLLFGRASARIDDLANYIPARLSVAVISMAAALISPARGRRAFTTALSQGRNHKSPNAGYPEAAFAGAMGVRMGGPNVYHGKRVEKPYIGGEFQDPVPEKIARACELMVVSAWVAMTIGAFILWAVTG